One genomic region from Bos indicus isolate NIAB-ARS_2022 breed Sahiwal x Tharparkar chromosome 17, NIAB-ARS_B.indTharparkar_mat_pri_1.0, whole genome shotgun sequence encodes:
- the LOC139176833 gene encoding uncharacterized protein: MAPPQPEQTASGPAPWLSRPRHVQGSRPREEAARALWGRGEKAERKEVPPGTLSREGGRAASTLAWARRGRVRSPERPALSLASRLGSLDLEVEAGPLGLQLGADSAFPAPSGLSGSREMRQRPGLRGARHRQKPAPWARETLRGELRPRGTWVLAGAGLSVSRREFEAACRLRAENFFRRRSNVPISAGLRCPRPASRRSQEGRLVALNPGAGTRWPLS, from the coding sequence CCGCCACGTCCAAGGCTCCCGCCCCCGGGAGGAAGCCGCGCGAGCACTCTGGGGGCGGGGAGAGAAAGCTGAAAGGAAGGAGGTACCACCAGGCACTCTCTCGCGAGAGGGCGGGAGAGCCGCTTCGACGCTGGCGTGGGCCCGACGGGGACGTGTGAGGTCTCCGGAACGTCCGGCGCTGTCCTTGGCTTCCCGTTTGGGCTCCCTGGACTTGGAAGTGGAGGCGGGTCCCCTCGGCTTGCAGCTGGGGGCCGATTCCGCGTTCCCTGCTCCCTCCGGACTCTCGGGATCGCGGGAGATGAGACAGCGACCGGGGCTGAGGGGCGCTAGGCACCGCCAGAAGCCCGCGCCTTGGGCGCGGGAAACTCTTAGAGGCGAGCTCCGGCCGCGCGGAACTTGGGTCTTGGCAGGAGCAGGGCTGTCAGTGAGCAGGCGGGAGTTCGAGGCCGCCTGCCGCCTTCGCGCGGAGAATTTCTTTAGGCGCCGAAGCAATGTTCCGATATCCGCGGGACTCAGGTGCCCAAGGCCCGCGTCCAGAAGATCACAGGAGGGCCGCCTGGTGGCATTGAACCCAGGAGCTGGTACTAGATGGCCTCTCTCATGA